The proteins below are encoded in one region of Raphanus sativus cultivar WK10039 unplaced genomic scaffold, ASM80110v3 Scaffold2555, whole genome shotgun sequence:
- the LOC108820595 gene encoding uncharacterized protein LOC108820595, translating to MELDSITARRRLATVAAHFPSATNDPISAAPSLVPLNCSSSLNSVIRSCDNKIAFARQASSEQGFFMRQASPDQFIPQSSGITLKNSVIRRGDSRLYFSRQASSAQGLFMRQASTDERTIPQDAASTKTNGFPSSTEQPLVSRPEYASPHFSKPAAKEDFFVLPDLLNQPKENLEKPYNPDLPKLANPGTVWSPSLNVAEYEHNYVVAVELPGASINDIRVEVDNINLTVTGRRTAVCQKADAGTKGSICGYHKQEILQGPFKVSWPLPSNVNKDNVSAEFMDGLLRIVIPKL from the exons atGGAGCTCGATTCCATCACCGCTAGGCGCAGACTCGCTACCGTCGCCGCTCACTTCCCCTCAGCAACCAACGATCCCATCTCTGCGGCGCCGTCTCTCGTCCCCTTG AATTGTAGTAGCAGTTTGAACTCTGTCATCAGAAGTTGTGACAATAAAATCGCTTTTGCTCGGCAAGCATCTTCTGAACAAGGCTTCTTTATGAGGCAGGCTTCCCCTGACCAG TTTATACCTCAGTCTAGCGGCATCACTTTGAAGAACTCTGTCATTAGAAGAGGTGACAGCAGGCTCTATTTTTCTCGTCAAGCTTCTTCTGCACAGGGTCTTTTCATGAGGCAAGCTTCCACTGATGAG AGGACCATACCACAGGACGCTGCATCTACCAAGACGAATGGATTCCCTTCTTCTACAGAACAACCTTTGGTTTCCAGACCTGAGTACGCCTCGCCACATTTTTCCAAGCCCGCTGCAAAAGAAGACTTCTTTGTTTTGCCTGATTTGCTAAACCAGCCAAAGGAAAACTTGGAAAAGCCATATAACCCTGACCTTCCTAAGTTAGCCAATCCAG GGACTGTCTGGTCTCCGAGTTTGAATGTTGCAGAATATGAGCATAACTATGTCGTGGCAGTAGAGCTACCAGGGGCCAGTATCAATGATATAAGAGTGGAGGTTGACAACATAAA CTTGACTGTGACAGGGAGACGCACAGCTGTCTGTCAAAAAGCTGATGCAGGCACCAAAGGTTCAATCTGTGGGTATCACAAGCAAGAAATACTACAAGGACCTTTCAAAGTTTCCTGGCCACTACCCAGCAACGTGAACAAGGATAACGTTTCTGCTGAATTTAT GGATGGGCTTCTGAGAATAGTGATTCCAAAGCTTTGA